One Turneriella parva DSM 21527 genomic region harbors:
- a CDS encoding bactofilin family protein gives MAEKNESTLISDDMVFRGSVETDHPVVVEGKLTGTLIARGRVQIVSGASVQANISAREVEIEGEVQGNILHADTVVMQAGSRLTGDISCTQLEIQRGAKHTGTTVMK, from the coding sequence ATGGCTGAGAAAAATGAATCTACTCTGATATCTGACGATATGGTATTTCGCGGTTCGGTTGAAACCGACCACCCGGTCGTGGTCGAAGGCAAACTGACCGGGACTTTAATCGCCCGCGGGCGAGTTCAGATCGTCAGCGGTGCCTCTGTACAGGCGAATATCAGCGCGCGCGAAGTCGAGATCGAAGGCGAAGTGCAGGGCAACATTCTTCACGCCGATACCGTTGTGATGCAGGCTGGCTCGCGCCTCACGGGTGATATCAGTTGCACGCAGCTTGAGATTCAGCGTGGTGCCAAACACACCGGCACGACCGTAATGAAATAA
- a CDS encoding glycosyltransferase family 4 protein → MKRKNNAVALPEQILGPVAHVMTSVSRGGLELYVRELILKLHAKKVQQVIVCDQHAFMQAEFKALGIPVEFLTAGSRYSPARMWRLHAIQRAHGIKIWHSHQRDDMILVSLAFFFAKRFRHIFSLYMGFARKKDLLHRLVYRRVEKLVTTSELMNSLARERLPVTARQIACIRYGRDDTAFAASAAKIKAVRKMLGARPGQNIVISLCRLDPMKGVREFAEAARLLDYRMRGKFLFVQIGERTITGFDGEGRPVYLPESEGVYRELVAAERGAQSTAYFKLLPFQKDFVPFLLASDFFVLGSYDEMYSLSMIDAMMAGCFVIGTNNGGTTEQLQNERGYLVESKSGAAIADALIRATRNAAERKAMQKAAQAWILKEHTWKAVLPQWLALYAGR, encoded by the coding sequence GTGAAGCGTAAGAATAACGCGGTTGCCCTGCCCGAACAAATTCTGGGCCCGGTGGCGCATGTGATGACATCGGTATCGCGCGGGGGCCTTGAACTCTATGTGCGTGAGCTCATTTTGAAGTTGCATGCAAAAAAAGTGCAACAGGTCATCGTCTGTGATCAGCATGCCTTCATGCAGGCGGAGTTCAAGGCGCTCGGAATACCCGTCGAGTTTTTGACTGCAGGCTCACGCTACAGCCCCGCGCGCATGTGGCGTCTGCACGCCATTCAACGCGCGCATGGCATCAAAATCTGGCACAGCCACCAGCGCGACGACATGATTCTGGTCTCTTTGGCCTTTTTCTTTGCGAAGAGGTTTCGCCACATCTTCAGCCTGTACATGGGGTTTGCACGTAAGAAAGATCTGCTGCACCGCCTGGTCTACCGCCGCGTCGAGAAACTGGTCACAACGTCTGAGCTGATGAATTCGTTGGCGCGCGAACGCCTGCCGGTTACTGCCCGGCAGATTGCGTGCATCCGCTACGGCCGGGACGACACGGCATTTGCTGCCTCAGCGGCTAAAATTAAGGCGGTGCGCAAGATGCTGGGCGCGCGGCCCGGGCAGAACATTGTGATTTCTCTTTGCCGTTTAGACCCGATGAAGGGCGTGCGCGAATTCGCCGAAGCGGCACGTCTGCTCGATTACCGTATGCGCGGCAAGTTTCTGTTTGTGCAGATCGGCGAGCGCACCATCACGGGTTTTGACGGCGAAGGCCGCCCGGTATATTTGCCTGAATCAGAGGGCGTCTACCGGGAACTCGTCGCCGCAGAACGCGGGGCGCAAAGCACCGCCTATTTTAAGCTGTTGCCGTTTCAAAAAGACTTTGTGCCGTTTCTGCTGGCTTCTGATTTCTTCGTGCTCGGCAGCTATGATGAAATGTATTCGCTCTCGATGATAGACGCCATGATGGCCGGTTGTTTCGTCATCGGCACGAATAACGGTGGCACGACCGAGCAATTGCAGAACGAACGGGGATATCTCGTAGAATCGAAGAGTGGTGCGGCAATCGCAGATGCACTCATTCGTGCCACCAGAAACGCAGCAGAGCGCAAGGCGATGCAGAAGGCTGCGCAGGCCTGGATTCTAAAAGAGCACACCTGGAAAGCTGTGCTGCCACAGTGGCTGGCGCTTTACGCCGGTCGTTGA
- a CDS encoding DHH family phosphoesterase, which yields MLDWHALIAGRKAPYAETVYQRFLARLSEYTSDSLGDELKRQHALRYLVPTLHLLKSPFEFPSMQTAVDLLREFMRRDTGKKLVIYGDRDADGVTSASMLTLFCREQLKLGRDEIVTLVPREEDKYGITRDVAARIIAEKPDLLFTLDCGSSNRAEIGEIQAATGCQTIIIDHHFIPPSPADYPRVAAFINPKLNAEGDFTRDYCTAAITLRFIQAVLYSYSREYNETICIETDSGKMFVRNGVPLANDHSGAVTRVYHLHQSDTSEQTRHDLWKIFEHCARENFELKRLADLAHKAPEAVSALEIFNAVQSVSFRKSTAILQAYLPLAAIGLVADLMPVYADNRILVREGLLAMTRSADALPAGLAALLKKQNLAAAVTEQDLAFSICPVINAAGRMGNAALALSALIETDPLAATKAVFQLAQVNDARKQASQDSLDLLSAALDTRSESAPVAVAVHEKFHRGISGLIASKIAEKLMKPALVLVPDGECYRGSVRAFRNENVHGLIDALQEHLIQFGGHRQAAGFSVAHDKIESFVTAVFEKAAQLFQAEESADSENAAIDPFRNFNPPLEIESQHMRTPLWDELLTHAPYGVMNPHPVVALKKPGKVEVANLGKTGAHALIKFSAPVDRNIEGVWFFHNGEAHSVATQENLEISGEPQVGRFMGRTQYRLKITRVSATPS from the coding sequence ATGCTCGATTGGCATGCTTTGATTGCGGGCAGAAAGGCCCCATACGCCGAAACCGTTTACCAGAGATTTCTGGCGAGGCTAAGCGAGTATACGTCAGATTCTTTGGGCGATGAACTGAAGCGCCAGCATGCTTTGCGATATCTGGTGCCCACACTGCACCTGTTAAAGAGCCCGTTCGAATTTCCCTCGATGCAGACTGCAGTTGACCTGCTGCGTGAATTCATGCGACGCGATACGGGTAAAAAACTGGTGATCTACGGCGACCGCGATGCCGACGGAGTTACCTCGGCTTCGATGTTGACGCTCTTCTGCCGCGAACAGCTGAAGCTCGGGCGTGATGAGATTGTCACGCTGGTGCCCCGCGAAGAAGACAAATACGGCATCACCCGCGACGTCGCTGCACGCATTATTGCAGAGAAACCTGACCTGTTATTCACGCTTGATTGTGGTTCGTCGAACCGCGCCGAAATCGGTGAGATACAGGCAGCCACTGGCTGCCAGACGATCATTATCGATCACCATTTTATTCCGCCGAGCCCCGCAGACTATCCGCGGGTCGCGGCCTTTATTAACCCCAAACTGAATGCCGAGGGCGATTTCACGCGCGATTATTGCACGGCGGCAATCACGCTGCGGTTTATTCAGGCAGTGCTCTATTCGTACAGCCGCGAATATAACGAAACAATCTGCATCGAGACCGATTCAGGCAAGATGTTTGTGCGCAATGGCGTTCCATTAGCTAATGACCATTCAGGCGCCGTCACGCGGGTGTACCACCTGCACCAGTCTGACACCTCAGAACAAACGCGGCACGACCTCTGGAAAATCTTCGAACACTGCGCGCGGGAGAACTTTGAACTGAAGCGCCTCGCCGACCTCGCGCACAAAGCGCCAGAAGCCGTCTCGGCGCTTGAAATCTTTAATGCCGTGCAATCGGTGAGTTTTCGCAAGTCGACGGCAATTCTGCAGGCTTACCTGCCACTGGCGGCTATTGGGCTCGTTGCCGACCTGATGCCGGTTTATGCCGATAACCGCATTCTCGTGCGCGAGGGGCTGTTGGCGATGACGCGCAGCGCAGACGCATTGCCCGCGGGGCTTGCTGCGTTGCTCAAAAAACAGAACCTTGCAGCGGCAGTCACCGAACAAGACCTTGCGTTCAGCATTTGCCCGGTCATCAATGCAGCAGGCCGCATGGGCAACGCTGCACTTGCGCTCTCTGCGCTCATCGAGACAGACCCATTGGCGGCGACAAAAGCTGTATTTCAGCTGGCCCAGGTCAATGACGCCCGCAAGCAGGCATCACAAGATTCGCTCGATCTTCTTTCGGCAGCGCTCGATACGCGCTCAGAGTCAGCGCCGGTCGCGGTCGCTGTGCACGAGAAATTTCACCGAGGTATTTCAGGCCTTATCGCGTCAAAAATCGCCGAAAAGCTCATGAAGCCGGCGCTCGTGCTTGTGCCCGATGGCGAATGCTACCGCGGTTCGGTGCGTGCATTTCGCAATGAAAATGTGCACGGCCTCATCGATGCGCTGCAAGAACATCTGATACAGTTCGGCGGCCATCGCCAGGCTGCGGGTTTTTCTGTAGCGCATGATAAAATCGAAAGCTTTGTCACGGCGGTGTTCGAGAAAGCCGCACAGCTATTTCAGGCAGAAGAAAGCGCAGATTCTGAAAATGCTGCGATAGACCCGTTTAGAAATTTTAATCCCCCTCTCGAAATTGAAAGCCAGCACATGCGCACCCCATTGTGGGACGAGCTTCTCACCCACGCGCCTTACGGCGTCATGAACCCGCACCCGGTGGTCGCACTCAAAAAACCAGGCAAAGTTGAAGTCGCGAACCTCGGTAAAACCGGCGCGCATGCGCTCATTAAGTTCAGTGCGCCCGTTGACCGCAATATCGAAGGCGTTTGGTTCTTTCACAACGGCGAAGCGCACAGCGTTGCCACGCAAGAGAATCTTGAAATCAGCGGCGAGCCGCAGGTCGGGCGATTCATGGGGCGCACGCAATATCGCCTGAAGATCACGCGCGTCAGCGCGACCCCGTCTTAA
- a CDS encoding alkaline phosphatase D family protein, with translation MRWFIWVLALVLFACTKAERSSATDEFVIAFSSCLNQRYDSSYWATIGEARPALFLFTGDTVYADTLDLNVKRAAFAGLKREPHYRKFRQNTRIIAVWDDHDYGYNDAGGSYRHKRAMQKIFLDAFDEPINSPRRAREGIYTSEELALKGKIIQIIVLDARYFRSNWIYGERIPPYSRTYREDSREISTMLGETQWQWLKGEAQKRADLRILVSSTPVLSDDYKGERWGAFPRERARLYEAMRSAGGKWLIVTGDRHFGQISELTGVLPYPLVEVMASGMNTVWEDGAKETDRYRVGATVADINFGLLRIDAKAGHVAYSVHDGSGLARLTGAMKF, from the coding sequence ATGCGATGGTTTATATGGGTTTTGGCCCTCGTTCTGTTTGCCTGCACGAAAGCTGAGCGCTCGTCGGCAACCGATGAATTCGTCATCGCATTCTCTTCATGCCTGAACCAAAGATACGATAGCTCTTACTGGGCGACGATCGGCGAGGCGAGGCCCGCGCTGTTTCTTTTTACCGGCGACACCGTGTATGCCGATACGCTCGATCTGAATGTCAAGCGCGCTGCATTTGCCGGGTTGAAGCGCGAGCCGCATTACCGCAAATTTAGGCAGAATACCCGAATCATCGCCGTGTGGGATGACCATGATTACGGTTACAACGATGCCGGCGGCAGCTATCGCCACAAAAGAGCGATGCAGAAAATTTTTCTCGATGCGTTCGATGAGCCGATCAATTCGCCGCGCCGTGCCCGTGAGGGCATTTACACCAGCGAAGAGCTGGCCTTGAAAGGCAAGATCATACAGATCATCGTGCTCGATGCCCGATATTTTCGCAGCAACTGGATCTATGGTGAGCGCATACCGCCCTATTCGCGCACTTACCGCGAAGACAGCCGCGAGATTTCAACCATGTTGGGTGAGACTCAATGGCAGTGGCTCAAGGGTGAAGCGCAGAAAAGGGCTGACCTGCGCATTCTGGTTTCATCGACTCCTGTGCTCAGCGATGACTACAAAGGCGAACGCTGGGGGGCTTTTCCCCGTGAGCGCGCCCGGCTCTACGAAGCCATGCGCAGTGCGGGGGGCAAATGGCTGATCGTGACGGGCGACCGCCATTTTGGGCAAATCTCTGAGCTGACTGGTGTCTTGCCATACCCGTTGGTCGAGGTCATGGCGAGCGGAATGAATACCGTCTGGGAAGACGGGGCAAAAGAAACAGACCGATATCGTGTCGGGGCGACTGTCGCAGACATCAATTTCGGTCTGTTACGCATCGATGCGAAAGCGGGCCACGTCGCCTATTCAGTACACGACGGCAGCGGACTCGCACGCCTGACCGGTGCCATGAAATTCTGA
- a CDS encoding calcium/sodium antiporter, with the protein MTDFHITLLILGGLVALVVGGEFLVRGATGLAVAAKVSSLVIGLTVVAYGTSAPELVVSIQAAANGSPEIAMANVVGSNIFNLLFILGICGLIAPLAVSSQLLRIDVPVMILASGLVWVFAIPGKIAPWQGAFLLAVIIVYTTFIVRSSRKKSRKVKAEYDKALKDEKEEVAGYPIWLSLVFVALGLTVLVFGARWLVEGSVTLARRFGVSETVIGLTIVAGGTSLPELAASAVATFRGERDIAIGNLVGSNISNLLVILGIAPLMGGGLQVAPQLLQFDIPVMVASAIACLPLFFVGHKFSRGEGMLFLLSYLSYATYLILLATGSGAIGGFQQMMLTVALPIAASLLLWIVAVKYRKARGAPA; encoded by the coding sequence ATGACTGATTTTCATATAACCTTGCTGATACTGGGCGGCCTTGTTGCGCTCGTCGTCGGCGGGGAGTTTTTAGTACGCGGAGCCACTGGTCTTGCTGTTGCTGCAAAGGTCTCTTCGCTTGTGATTGGCCTGACCGTTGTCGCTTATGGTACAAGCGCTCCAGAACTCGTCGTTTCTATACAGGCCGCCGCAAATGGCTCACCCGAAATTGCCATGGCGAATGTTGTCGGCAGCAATATCTTCAATCTGCTATTCATTCTCGGTATCTGCGGACTCATTGCTCCGCTCGCGGTTTCTTCACAGCTGCTGCGCATTGACGTGCCGGTCATGATTCTGGCCTCTGGTCTGGTGTGGGTCTTTGCGATACCGGGAAAAATCGCGCCCTGGCAGGGAGCATTTCTGCTGGCAGTCATCATTGTCTACACGACATTCATCGTGAGAAGCAGCCGTAAAAAGTCCCGCAAGGTGAAGGCTGAATATGACAAGGCACTGAAAGACGAAAAAGAAGAAGTCGCTGGCTACCCGATTTGGCTCAGTCTGGTCTTTGTCGCGCTCGGCCTCACGGTTCTGGTTTTTGGGGCGCGCTGGCTGGTCGAAGGCTCAGTAACACTCGCCCGCCGTTTTGGGGTCAGTGAAACCGTCATTGGCCTCACGATTGTTGCGGGTGGCACTTCGCTGCCTGAACTGGCGGCTTCAGCTGTGGCCACATTTCGCGGCGAGCGCGATATCGCAATCGGCAACCTCGTCGGCAGCAACATTTCAAACCTGCTGGTGATTCTCGGCATTGCACCGCTGATGGGTGGCGGGCTGCAGGTAGCGCCGCAATTACTGCAGTTCGATATTCCTGTGATGGTCGCTTCGGCGATCGCGTGTTTGCCGCTCTTTTTCGTCGGCCACAAATTCAGTCGCGGCGAGGGCATGCTGTTCTTGCTGAGCTATTTGAGTTATGCGACCTACCTCATTCTATTGGCAACCGGCAGCGGTGCAATCGGCGGCTTTCAGCAGATGATGCTCACCGTCGCATTACCGATCGCCGCATCTTTGCTGCTATGGATAGTTGCTGTCAAGTACCGCAAGGCCCGAGGCGCACCAGCCTGA
- a CDS encoding ExbD/TolR family protein has translation MTTDTEEDGVVTGINVTPLVDITLVLLIIFMVTAHFVTDTGVKVNLPKAAAAEVNPTPALTLNVGKNGELSLMGQKVDANGLKANMAREAKLNPGVRVVVAADEALIYKDVIKILDLIKQAGVTRVALSSEK, from the coding sequence ATGACCACTGATACCGAAGAAGACGGCGTAGTCACCGGCATTAATGTCACGCCACTCGTCGACATCACTCTTGTGCTGCTCATCATCTTCATGGTGACCGCGCACTTTGTCACCGACACCGGCGTCAAAGTGAACCTGCCGAAAGCCGCGGCGGCTGAGGTAAACCCGACACCGGCGCTGACGCTAAACGTGGGTAAAAACGGTGAACTTTCGCTCATGGGCCAGAAGGTCGATGCCAATGGTCTTAAAGCCAACATGGCGCGTGAAGCAAAGCTCAACCCAGGCGTGCGCGTGGTCGTCGCCGCCGACGAAGCGCTCATCTACAAAGACGTCATAAAAATTCTCGACCTCATTAAACAGGCTGGCGTCACCCGCGTTGCGCTGTCTTCGGAGAAATGA
- a CDS encoding energy transducer TonB — protein sequence MHASAGSSFYLWITLGRNSHLLEIELDNSPLVPRSANRQAPTQIDDEWFLVQKNRMAAKPTDQQKEIPREANACTGRCPESSTGFGDAIQASDAHRKPRWVGNFITANDYPLIAAQQGKDGRVVLSIIIDDEGRVRDAQLLEGSYDALNEVALAKVRDAVFSPAYDKDGNAVACRVRIPIKFELR from the coding sequence TTGCACGCCTCGGCCGGGAGCTCATTCTACCTCTGGATTACGCTCGGGCGCAATTCTCATCTGCTCGAAATCGAACTCGATAATTCGCCGCTCGTGCCGCGTTCAGCGAACCGCCAGGCGCCCACACAGATCGACGATGAATGGTTTCTGGTGCAGAAGAACCGCATGGCGGCAAAACCTACGGATCAACAGAAAGAGATTCCGCGCGAGGCAAATGCCTGCACGGGCAGGTGCCCCGAGAGCAGCACGGGTTTCGGTGACGCCATACAGGCGAGCGACGCGCACCGCAAGCCCCGCTGGGTAGGTAATTTTATCACTGCGAACGATTACCCGCTCATCGCCGCGCAGCAGGGCAAAGACGGACGCGTTGTGCTGAGCATCATCATAGACGATGAGGGCAGGGTGCGTGACGCTCAGCTGCTCGAGGGCAGCTATGACGCACTCAATGAAGTTGCGCTCGCGAAGGTGAGAGATGCCGTGTTTTCACCGGCGTATGACAAAGACGGCAATGCGGTCGCATGCCGGGTGAGAATACCAATAAAGTTCGAGTTGAGATAA
- a CDS encoding SLC13 family permease produces MAEQHVYTTDEKFDVIRSRVGLILGPAVAVLVYFLPLAGLSQAAHVLAAVLSLVIIWWISECIPIPATSLLGLALCSVMGVETPRKVFAAFADPVIFLFIGSFILAQAMSRHGLDSRLAYSILSVRAVSARPFTIVLAFGLLSAVLSMWISNTATVAMLIPISVGVMQTISRASEKAIDLKNSRLASALVLAAAFGASIGGIATPVGSPPNLIGLGLINEVLGVRVSFFQWMQFALPMTLVMLVVLFIILALFSPSEVKSTKAVAGYLAENRKSLPKFSRAEFNVLLAFAFTVALWVLPGVLSAIFSKDHALVAWLEHHIPESVAALLGASLLFILPVNFREREFTTDWVQASQIDWGTIMLFGSGLAFGALMFQTGLAESVGKSLLYAAGAQSSWSITLLAIALAVTITSFASNTASANMVIPVVISLAKAANIDPVPPAMGACLGASFGFLLPVSTPPNALAYASGLVPITRLIKLGLLLSIAGIFVLFVGMYLLPLKH; encoded by the coding sequence ATGGCAGAGCAGCACGTCTACACGACCGACGAAAAGTTCGATGTTATACGCAGTCGCGTCGGATTGATACTCGGGCCGGCAGTGGCTGTGCTTGTGTACTTTTTGCCGCTCGCGGGGCTTTCGCAGGCCGCGCATGTGCTGGCAGCGGTGCTGAGCCTGGTGATTATCTGGTGGATCTCAGAGTGTATTCCAATACCGGCGACTTCGCTTTTGGGTTTGGCGCTCTGCAGCGTCATGGGGGTCGAGACGCCGCGCAAGGTTTTTGCTGCGTTCGCAGACCCCGTGATTTTTCTGTTTATTGGCAGTTTTATTCTGGCGCAGGCGATGAGCCGCCACGGGCTCGATTCGCGCCTCGCCTACAGCATCTTGTCGGTGCGCGCAGTTTCGGCGCGGCCGTTCACGATTGTGCTCGCATTCGGCCTGCTCTCGGCGGTGCTGTCGATGTGGATCAGCAACACGGCCACGGTGGCGATGCTGATACCGATCAGCGTCGGAGTGATGCAGACGATATCACGCGCCTCTGAAAAGGCGATTGATCTGAAGAACTCGCGTTTAGCGTCGGCGCTCGTGCTCGCGGCGGCTTTTGGTGCGAGCATCGGCGGCATCGCGACGCCTGTCGGCAGCCCGCCCAACCTTATCGGCCTGGGCCTTATCAACGAAGTTTTGGGCGTACGCGTATCTTTTTTTCAATGGATGCAGTTTGCCCTGCCGATGACGCTCGTGATGCTCGTCGTACTTTTTATTATACTCGCGCTGTTCTCGCCGTCAGAGGTTAAGTCGACGAAGGCAGTGGCCGGCTATCTGGCCGAAAACCGAAAATCGTTGCCGAAATTTTCACGCGCTGAGTTTAATGTCTTGCTGGCATTTGCTTTTACCGTGGCGCTTTGGGTGCTGCCGGGAGTACTCAGCGCAATCTTCAGCAAAGACCACGCGCTTGTGGCGTGGCTCGAGCACCACATACCCGAATCGGTAGCGGCACTCTTGGGGGCATCTCTGCTCTTTATTCTGCCCGTTAATTTTCGAGAACGGGAATTCACAACGGATTGGGTACAGGCTTCGCAGATCGACTGGGGCACAATTATGCTCTTCGGCTCAGGCCTGGCATTCGGCGCGCTGATGTTCCAGACCGGGCTTGCCGAAAGTGTTGGCAAATCGCTGCTCTACGCCGCGGGTGCACAAAGCAGTTGGAGTATCACTCTTCTCGCGATTGCGCTCGCGGTAACAATCACCTCGTTTGCTTCGAATACGGCTTCGGCCAATATGGTGATTCCCGTCGTTATCTCGCTCGCGAAAGCCGCGAATATCGATCCGGTGCCGCCGGCGATGGGGGCCTGCCTCGGCGCGAGTTTCGGCTTCTTATTGCCCGTTTCAACTCCGCCGAATGCGCTCGCCTATGCATCGGGCCTCGTGCCGATCACTCGGCTCATTAAACTTGGCCTGCTGCTGAGTATCGCAGGAATCTTCGTGCTCTTCGTTGGTATGTACCTGTTACCGCTGAAACACTAA
- a CDS encoding MotA/TolQ/ExbB proton channel family protein → MNEIFKKAALVGDTWVLWLLLAASVLSVAVMLDRWRLFRQNRIDFAGFLGGLKEKLEQGKADAALAYCTGFAAMENRIAAEGLRNFTKGAHSVEEAMKSALVIERGIFEKNLIVLSTMGNNAPFIGLLGTVLGVIKAFSDLGTAGSAGVSVVMTGISAALIATAFGILLAIPAVIANNYFQTRLKRMAANTQSLIHLMQVYLRADNKADFSSSVGTTFGAEHAR, encoded by the coding sequence ATGAACGAAATCTTCAAAAAAGCCGCCTTGGTCGGCGATACCTGGGTGCTCTGGCTGCTGCTCGCGGCGAGCGTCCTCTCTGTTGCGGTCATGCTCGACCGCTGGCGGCTGTTTCGGCAGAACCGCATCGACTTCGCCGGGTTCTTGGGCGGGTTAAAAGAAAAGCTGGAGCAGGGCAAAGCCGATGCCGCGCTCGCGTATTGCACTGGGTTTGCTGCTATGGAAAACCGTATCGCGGCCGAGGGGCTCAGGAATTTTACCAAGGGCGCACATTCGGTCGAAGAGGCGATGAAGTCGGCGCTGGTCATCGAGCGCGGTATATTCGAGAAGAACCTGATCGTGCTTTCGACGATGGGCAACAACGCCCCGTTCATCGGCCTCTTGGGTACCGTGCTCGGCGTCATTAAAGCATTCAGCGATCTCGGCACTGCCGGCAGTGCGGGTGTGTCGGTTGTCATGACCGGTATCTCCGCAGCGCTGATTGCGACTGCGTTCGGTATTCTGCTCGCTATACCCGCGGTGATCGCGAATAACTATTTTCAGACACGGCTCAAGCGGATGGCGGCCAATACGCAGAGCCTGATACACCTGATGCAGGTGTATCTGCGCGCCGACAATAAGGCGGATTTCTCAAGTTCTGTGGGTACTACCTTTGGAGCAGAGCATGCACGCTGA